From Candidatus Zixiibacteriota bacterium, one genomic window encodes:
- a CDS encoding flagellar hook capping FlgD N-terminal domain-containing protein, producing the protein MSFISPVATDASGQQRQTGSMQSLGKDDFLQLLVTKLQNQDPLQPMQDEDFIAQLAQFSSLEQMNNIAEGISTSNQWDYLQMQSLNNAMASSLIGKDIKAEYSAVHVDASNKPEISFRLDGAASTVEFVIKDASGNTVTTLSARNLSSGVNSIEWDGTDLHGNRVDQGDYTVSALATRADGETFTPSLTLVGTVETILYHNGSAYVTVGGLQIPLGDIAAVGEAGSFKDQD; encoded by the coding sequence ATGTCATTTATATCACCCGTCGCCACCGATGCCAGCGGGCAACAGCGCCAAACCGGTTCTATGCAGTCGCTCGGCAAGGATGACTTTCTCCAGTTGCTTGTCACCAAGCTTCAGAACCAGGACCCCTTGCAGCCGATGCAGGACGAGGATTTCATCGCCCAGTTGGCGCAGTTTTCGAGCCTCGAACAGATGAACAATATCGCCGAGGGTATCAGCACCTCGAATCAGTGGGACTACCTGCAGATGCAGTCCTTGAACAACGCCATGGCATCGAGCCTGATCGGAAAGGATATCAAAGCTGAGTACAGCGCCGTCCACGTGGACGCCAGCAACAAGCCCGAGATCAGTTTCAGGCTGGATGGCGCGGCCAGCACCGTCGAGTTTGTTATCAAAGATGCGTCTGGGAACACTGTCACGACACTGTCGGCGCGCAATCTGTCGTCGGGCGTAAATTCTATCGAGTGGGACGGTACCGACCTTCATGGCAACAGGGTAGATCAGGGAGACTATACCGTATCGGCGCTCGCCACGCGAGCCGATGGCGAGACATTCACTCCAAGCCTCACACTGGTGGGTACGGTCGAAACGATCCTGTATCACAATGGCTCGGCCTACGTGACGGTCGGCGGCCTGCAAATTCCGCTTGGGGATATTGCGGCGGTGGGCGAAGCCGGCTCCTTCAAGGATCAGGACTGA
- a CDS encoding TIGR02530 family flagellar biosynthesis protein: protein MSGVKITAYRQPVDLVEIANRGKAEPKTDKPDGSFKEMFSRELTGERGVTVSRHAGERLHSRNMSLSDERLQQVADALDKAELKGSRETLILFEDLALVASVKNRTIITAFDRDNLKEGVVTSIDSAVIL, encoded by the coding sequence ATGAGCGGCGTAAAGATCACAGCATATCGGCAACCGGTCGACCTGGTGGAGATCGCCAACCGGGGGAAAGCCGAACCGAAAACGGACAAGCCGGACGGATCCTTCAAGGAGATGTTCTCTCGGGAACTGACCGGGGAACGCGGCGTGACCGTCTCGCGACATGCCGGCGAACGGCTTCACTCGCGCAACATGAGTTTGAGCGACGAACGCCTGCAGCAGGTAGCCGATGCGCTCGACAAAGCGGAATTGAAGGGTTCTCGCGAAACGCTGATCCTGTTTGAGGACCTGGCGCTGGTCGCCTCGGTCAAGAACCGCACGATCATCACCGCCTTCGACCGGGACAATCTGAAAGAGGGCGTGGTCACTTCCATCGATTCGGCGGTCATACTGTGA
- a CDS encoding flagellar hook-basal body complex protein, which translates to MMASLYAGVSGLKNHQVKMNVIGDNIANVNTIGYKPGRVNFQEALVQNYKGAGRPNAVTGGTNPLQLGLGMQVATIDNLFLQGGLETTGQITDLALQGSGFFILGDNNNNRFYTRNGAFGFDADSNLVDPATGLFVMGKMADSTGVIPSLATTGRIQLPFGQQDPARATDIVTLANNLDASATTSRASLVDAGGSGVVSVSGTATNGVGGTHSISITGSQALNSTATGASVGNDGSGGVVPNLGLTMTLGSLGVTDFTNYGFSVDGGTMQVVTGLNANSTIADLLNATNQIEGITTELISGQVRVTRTKAGAPADYNFVSTQGLYTAVPGPGADTGNIIGVIFGANGTTVQSAGGAASTYVATDTFTPDQGYGAALGPQISTLDLVFDQSTGMVIGLSGLGEGGVEIEAGPGGLTATGGNDLLVQTEPTVHSTSINVYDSLGGKHTMSIEFYKSLVKNRWEWSASMLGNEGITSGQRGYVSFNGDGSLNTFDYFGGASSIQISPNNGAGAMSVALDVGTPGAFDGLTGFASGTHTAALIGQNGYGLGILEKVSIDQTGNISGIFSNGVTRVLAQILLADFTNQAGLRKAGRSLYQPSANSGDAVEGVAGATISGDITSGALESSAVDIAQEFTNMITAQRGFQANARIITTSDNMLDELVNLKR; encoded by the coding sequence ATGATGGCATCACTGTACGCCGGTGTATCCGGTCTGAAAAACCACCAGGTCAAGATGAACGTCATTGGCGACAATATCGCCAATGTGAACACGATCGGCTACAAGCCGGGTCGCGTGAACTTTCAGGAAGCCCTGGTGCAGAACTACAAGGGAGCCGGGCGCCCCAACGCGGTAACCGGCGGTACCAACCCGCTGCAGCTCGGACTGGGCATGCAGGTGGCGACAATCGACAATCTGTTCTTACAGGGAGGTCTCGAGACCACCGGTCAGATTACCGATCTGGCGCTACAGGGTTCGGGATTTTTCATTCTCGGTGACAACAACAACAACCGTTTTTACACTCGTAACGGAGCGTTCGGTTTCGACGCCGATTCGAATCTGGTCGACCCGGCCACCGGTCTGTTCGTGATGGGGAAAATGGCCGATTCGACCGGTGTGATACCGTCGCTGGCGACTACCGGACGGATCCAGTTGCCGTTCGGTCAGCAGGACCCGGCACGGGCGACTGATATCGTCACCCTCGCTAATAACCTTGATGCCTCCGCGACCACGTCGCGCGCCTCACTGGTCGATGCCGGCGGTTCGGGTGTGGTGTCAGTTAGTGGCACAGCCACCAATGGTGTCGGCGGTACTCACTCCATCAGTATCACCGGTTCGCAGGCGCTCAATTCCACTGCTACCGGGGCGTCCGTCGGCAATGACGGTTCCGGTGGTGTGGTGCCGAACCTGGGTCTGACCATGACCCTTGGTTCATTGGGCGTGACCGATTTCACCAACTACGGATTTTCCGTCGATGGCGGCACGATGCAGGTTGTGACAGGTCTGAATGCCAATTCGACCATCGCCGACCTGCTCAATGCCACAAATCAGATCGAAGGGATTACGACTGAGTTGATCAGCGGTCAGGTGCGCGTTACGCGCACGAAAGCCGGCGCTCCGGCCGATTACAATTTCGTGTCGACCCAGGGACTGTATACCGCCGTTCCGGGGCCGGGCGCGGACACAGGAAATATCATTGGCGTCATTTTTGGCGCCAACGGCACCACCGTCCAGTCGGCCGGTGGAGCTGCCTCCACCTATGTGGCTACGGACACGTTCACTCCGGACCAGGGGTACGGAGCCGCTCTGGGGCCGCAGATTTCGACACTCGATCTGGTGTTCGATCAATCCACAGGAATGGTGATCGGATTGAGCGGTCTGGGTGAAGGCGGAGTTGAGATCGAGGCCGGGCCGGGCGGATTGACTGCCACTGGCGGCAACGACCTGCTGGTGCAGACTGAACCGACGGTCCATTCGACCTCCATCAATGTCTATGATTCCCTTGGCGGGAAACACACGATGTCGATTGAGTTCTACAAGTCGCTAGTGAAGAACCGCTGGGAGTGGTCCGCCTCGATGCTGGGCAACGAGGGGATCACCTCGGGTCAGCGCGGCTACGTGTCGTTCAACGGCGACGGCTCACTCAACACGTTCGACTATTTCGGGGGCGCTTCCTCCATACAGATCAGTCCGAACAACGGCGCCGGCGCCATGTCGGTGGCGCTTGATGTGGGCACGCCGGGGGCATTCGACGGCCTCACGGGTTTTGCCTCCGGGACTCACACGGCGGCATTGATCGGCCAGAACGGTTACGGGCTGGGGATCCTCGAGAAGGTCTCTATCGACCAGACCGGTAACATCTCCGGCATATTCTCCAACGGCGTGACGCGCGTGCTGGCGCAGATACTCCTGGCGGATTTCACCAACCAGGCGGGTTTGCGGAAAGCGGGCCGCTCGCTGTATCAACCGTCGGCGAACTCCGGTGACGCAGTGGAGGGTGTGGCCGGTGCCACGATCTCGGGCGATATCACTTCGGGTGCGCTGGAATCCTCGGCGGTCGATATCGCACAGGAATTCACGAACATGATCACCGCGCAGCGCGGCTTCCAGGCCAACGCGCGGATCATCACCACCTCGGACAACATGCTGGACGAGCTGGTGAATCTGAAGAGATAG
- a CDS encoding flagellar FlbD family protein has protein sequence MIKVTRLNDSELIINADLIEFVEALPDTIISLTTGKKIVVRESPDEVIERVAEFRRMASVRTTSPDLGLEADRS, from the coding sequence ATGATCAAGGTTACCCGCTTGAATGATTCGGAGTTGATCATCAACGCCGATCTGATCGAATTCGTTGAGGCGCTGCCGGACACGATCATCTCGCTGACTACCGGCAAGAAGATCGTGGTACGGGAGTCGCCGGATGAAGTGATCGAGCGGGTGGCCGAATTCAGACGGATGGCGAGTGTCCGGACAACAAGTCCGGACCTCGGCCTTGAAGCTGACAGGAGTTAG
- a CDS encoding flagellar basal body-associated FliL family protein yields the protein MAKEEEKTTVTTTATDAPPSKPAKSKKKLILFGGIGLGVILIGVALALFVLRPMMSSPADTKPADGHGTPAAKHVEAKKPESSHGASDKNKKGGHGEGGSSVYEIEDIVVNPAGTGGSRFLSVSFGFDVQSRELADEMAAREAQVRDVLITILSSKTVSDLTDPKQKEIMRLQIKKRLSQVLNTEQLAGVFYTDFVLQ from the coding sequence GTGGCCAAAGAAGAAGAAAAGACTACCGTAACGACAACGGCGACCGACGCCCCACCGTCCAAGCCGGCCAAATCCAAAAAGAAGCTGATTCTGTTTGGCGGCATCGGTCTGGGTGTGATACTCATCGGGGTTGCCCTGGCGTTGTTCGTGCTTCGGCCGATGATGTCCTCGCCCGCCGACACCAAACCGGCTGACGGACACGGGACGCCGGCGGCCAAGCATGTAGAAGCCAAGAAACCGGAATCGTCGCACGGCGCATCCGATAAGAACAAAAAGGGGGGACACGGTGAGGGCGGGTCCTCGGTGTACGAGATTGAGGATATCGTGGTTAATCCCGCCGGAACCGGTGGCTCGCGATTCCTTTCGGTATCGTTCGGATTCGACGTCCAATCCAGGGAGCTGGCCGACGAGATGGCGGCGCGCGAAGCGCAGGTGCGCGACGTGTTGATCACCATACTCTCGTCCAAGACCGTCTCCGACCTGACCGATCCGAAACAAAAAGAGATCATGCGGCTGCAAATCAAGAAACGGCTGTCGCAAGTGCTGAATACCGAACAACTGGCCGGTGTCTTCTACACCGATTTTGTATTGCAGTAA
- the fliM gene encoding flagellar motor switch protein FliM: MAKILSQDEIDALLTTVTASDQDKEADSYEDAKLRSVVAYDFKHPNRVSKDQIRTLENMHDNFAGHFSSTLSGMLRTIVDVDLVSVDQITYSEFIMSLVSPSCTYTFSARPLDAVCLVDFNPTLTFALIDRMFGGHGKLLETERELTGIERSVMGQLVGKMYHELAKSWEHIVKVEIQQLSFETNPQFIQIVPPGETVVVVSFQVKLFQSTGLLTMCYPYVALEPIITKLSAQNWIDATKRKNIEADRAINVVNMKEVESDLSALLLESEIKMREFLALKVGDIIRSDKKIHLPIDICVNQRVKFNARPGLAGKKRAVQVLAVIDRMSKESSI, from the coding sequence GTGGCAAAGATCCTTTCCCAGGACGAGATCGACGCGTTATTGACGACCGTCACCGCCAGCGATCAGGACAAAGAGGCGGACAGTTACGAAGACGCCAAGCTTCGCTCGGTGGTCGCGTATGATTTCAAGCACCCGAACCGTGTCTCCAAAGACCAGATTCGGACGCTTGAGAACATGCACGACAACTTCGCGGGGCATTTCAGCTCCACGTTGTCGGGCATGCTGCGGACGATCGTCGATGTCGACCTGGTGTCGGTGGACCAGATCACCTACTCCGAATTCATCATGTCGCTGGTGTCGCCGTCGTGCACGTATACATTCTCGGCGCGGCCGCTCGATGCCGTCTGCCTGGTTGATTTCAATCCCACGCTGACGTTTGCACTTATCGACCGCATGTTCGGCGGGCACGGCAAACTGCTGGAGACCGAGCGGGAGCTGACCGGGATCGAACGGTCGGTCATGGGGCAACTGGTCGGCAAGATGTATCACGAACTGGCCAAATCCTGGGAGCATATCGTCAAAGTAGAGATTCAGCAGCTGAGCTTTGAGACCAACCCGCAGTTCATCCAGATCGTGCCGCCGGGCGAGACCGTGGTGGTGGTGTCGTTTCAGGTGAAGCTGTTTCAGTCGACTGGACTGCTCACCATGTGCTACCCCTATGTGGCGCTGGAGCCGATCATCACCAAGCTTTCGGCACAGAACTGGATCGATGCCACCAAGCGGAAGAATATCGAGGCGGACCGCGCGATCAATGTCGTCAACATGAAGGAAGTCGAAAGCGATCTGTCGGCGCTCCTGTTGGAGTCGGAGATCAAGATGCGGGAGTTCCTGGCGCTCAAAGTGGGGGACATCATTCGTTCGGACAAGAAGATCCACCTCCCCATTGACATTTGTGTCAATCAGAGGGTGAAGTTCAACGCGCGACCGGGGCTGGCCGGCAAGAAGCGGGCGGTTCAGGTACTGGCGGTGATAGACAGGATGTCGAAGGAGTCGAGCATATGA
- the fliO gene encoding flagellar biosynthetic protein FliO — protein MATSRSEHRRKLIAAATVIGVALVGLLLVTIGRNGESRSLYATGDTPVVDSSAASTSTGLVGSAAATISILKMLAALAVVIGCIYLGIYLLKKLMGRRRRGGGAERILEILETAYIDPKKSLSLVRVADKSVLIGVTDNQISVLTELDPEKTQALATANATGQRGSFAGLLRSATDKLKGMSDKGNQLTV, from the coding sequence TTGGCAACGAGTAGGTCCGAACATCGGCGAAAGCTGATTGCTGCCGCAACCGTCATTGGCGTGGCACTCGTGGGCCTTCTCCTGGTGACGATCGGCCGGAATGGCGAGTCGCGCAGTCTGTATGCGACTGGTGACACGCCGGTCGTGGACAGCTCGGCTGCCTCGACCAGCACCGGTCTTGTCGGTTCGGCGGCAGCGACCATCTCGATCCTCAAAATGCTGGCAGCGCTGGCGGTGGTCATTGGCTGCATTTACCTCGGCATCTACTTGCTTAAGAAGTTGATGGGCCGACGTCGTCGGGGCGGCGGCGCCGAGCGGATCCTTGAGATTCTCGAGACCGCCTATATCGACCCGAAAAAATCACTCTCATTGGTGCGAGTGGCGGACAAGTCGGTGTTGATCGGCGTCACCGACAATCAGATCTCGGTGCTGACCGAGCTTGACCCTGAGAAGACGCAGGCGTTGGCAACTGCGAACGCAACCGGCCAGCGCGGCAGTTTCGCCGGCCTGCTCAGATCGGCTACGGATAAACTGAAAGGAATGAGCGACAAAGGGAACCAATTGACGGTGTGA
- the fliP gene encoding flagellar type III secretion system pore protein FliP (The bacterial flagellar biogenesis protein FliP forms a type III secretion system (T3SS)-type pore required for flagellar assembly.) → MKKLLLCVLPAIIVCLALTTSVSAQVLPKVSVEVGKAAGPKDLSVTLQIVILLTVLALAPSILIMVTSFVRIAVVLSFLRQAIGTNQMPPNQLLIGLALILTFFIMSPVLNTSYNDGVKPYLEEKISKDEAFDKSVAPFRKFMLSQAREQDLALFVGLAKIPQPKNADEIPLHVLIPGFVISELRTSFQIAFVIFIPFLVIDMVVASVLMSMGMMMLPPILVSLPFKILLFVLVDGWYLLVKSLVESFHM, encoded by the coding sequence ATGAAGAAACTGCTTCTCTGCGTGCTGCCAGCGATAATCGTCTGCCTGGCACTGACAACATCGGTATCCGCTCAGGTTCTGCCCAAAGTCTCGGTCGAGGTCGGGAAGGCAGCCGGTCCCAAGGACCTTTCGGTCACTCTTCAGATTGTCATTCTTCTGACGGTGCTCGCCCTGGCGCCCTCGATTCTGATCATGGTGACATCGTTTGTGCGGATTGCCGTCGTTTTGTCCTTTCTGCGGCAGGCAATCGGTACGAACCAGATGCCGCCGAACCAGTTGCTTATCGGCTTGGCATTGATCCTGACATTTTTCATCATGTCCCCGGTGTTGAACACGTCGTACAACGACGGCGTAAAGCCGTATCTCGAAGAGAAGATCTCCAAAGACGAAGCCTTCGACAAGAGTGTGGCGCCGTTCCGCAAGTTCATGCTGTCGCAGGCACGTGAACAGGACCTGGCTCTGTTCGTCGGTCTGGCCAAGATTCCGCAGCCCAAGAACGCCGATGAGATACCCCTGCACGTACTGATTCCCGGCTTTGTCATCTCGGAACTGCGTACATCGTTCCAGATCGCCTTTGTGATCTTCATTCCGTTCCTGGTGATAGACATGGTGGTTGCTTCGGTGTTGATGTCCATGGGTATGATGATGCTGCCGCCGATCCTCGTATCGCTGCCGTTCAAGATCCTGTTGTTCGTTTTGGTGGACGGCTGGTACTTGCTGGTGAAATCGCTCGTGGAGTCGTTCCACATGTAG
- the fliQ gene encoding flagellar biosynthesis protein FliQ, whose product MTPQMIVSIGREALTVTLLVAAPMLLFGLIIGLIISIFQAVTQINEMTLTFVPKILAVSLALLIFLPWMINMVTDFTRHMFALIPALVG is encoded by the coding sequence ATGACACCCCAAATGATCGTCAGTATAGGCCGCGAAGCACTCACCGTCACACTCCTGGTGGCGGCGCCGATGCTGCTGTTCGGGCTCATCATCGGACTTATCATTTCCATATTCCAGGCGGTGACGCAGATCAATGAAATGACACTTACGTTTGTCCCCAAGATCCTGGCGGTGTCGTTGGCTCTCTTGATTTTTCTTCCCTGGATGATCAACATGGTGACCGATTTCACACGGCATATGTTTGCGCTTATCCCGGCGCTGGTCGGATAA
- the fliR gene encoding flagellar biosynthetic protein FliR, with translation MFDFVTFAADRLQLFLLILLRASGLFLIAPLLSNKMFPTQAKVGLVILIGIIMVSTIGTTSVPPVMTLSDLIAVAAKELLVGLSIGFVFSLLMIGVQAAGDIVSYQIGFSLAEVLDPQSGVATTTLGQFWLLLASLIFLTLNGHHLIITAFSNSYEVIPPAKVALTGSAVELILTYSAYVFVIGLKIAAPVIVTLLLTDVAMGTLSRLMPTMNVFVLGFGLKVGIGLVIMAMSLPVFAYVLEKSTTMLNNELGRLMVALGKA, from the coding sequence TTGTTTGACTTTGTAACCTTCGCGGCCGACAGACTCCAGCTTTTCCTATTGATCCTGCTTCGCGCCTCGGGCCTGTTTCTGATCGCGCCGCTTCTGTCCAACAAAATGTTTCCGACGCAGGCCAAAGTGGGCCTGGTGATCCTGATCGGGATCATCATGGTCTCGACCATCGGCACGACCAGTGTCCCTCCGGTGATGACACTCTCGGACCTGATCGCCGTAGCCGCCAAGGAACTTCTGGTGGGTCTGTCGATCGGGTTCGTGTTTTCGCTTTTGATGATCGGCGTCCAGGCCGCCGGTGACATAGTCAGCTACCAGATCGGTTTTTCGCTGGCCGAAGTGCTGGACCCGCAATCCGGTGTCGCGACGACGACGCTCGGTCAGTTCTGGCTGCTTCTGGCTTCGCTGATTTTCCTAACGCTGAACGGTCATCATCTCATCATCACGGCCTTCAGCAACAGCTACGAAGTTATTCCGCCGGCGAAAGTCGCGCTGACTGGATCAGCGGTCGAGTTGATCCTCACCTACAGCGCCTACGTGTTTGTGATCGGGCTGAAAATCGCGGCGCCGGTCATCGTGACACTGCTGTTGACCGATGTCGCCATGGGAACGCTGTCCCGTCTGATGCCCACCATGAATGTCTTCGTGCTCGGATTCGGCCTCAAAGTTGGGATCGGACTGGTCATAATGGCGATGTCGCTGCCGGTATTTGCCTACGTGCTCGAAAAGAGCACCACCATGCTGAACAACGAATTGGGTCGCCTGATGGTGGCGCTGGGGAAAGCTTAG
- the flhB gene encoding flagellar biosynthesis protein FlhB gives MAEEQYQERTEQATPRRREKAREEGTVARSMELNSAVIILLGFAGLFAIGPHLVDQSKALMQHVMANAPTIAAADPTFMKVFTDNLLRFFVILTPVFIMLFVIGTAVNLAQVGFHVSTKAMAFKFEKLDIAAGLKRLFSARSAVAMLRDALKLLVLGVVAYKVITDESEQFFLLPDLSIPQLAGTMGRLALVIAVKIGAAILVIAALDYLYQRYEFEKSIRMSKQDIKDEYKETEGSPQVKMRVRQIQREMARKRMMQEVPKADVVITNPTHLAVALKYDASHMNAPFVVAKGERLIAQRIKEIALENDIPVIEDKALARALFKMCEVGQMVPHTLYRAVAEVLAYVYRLKGKAVS, from the coding sequence ATGGCTGAAGAGCAATATCAAGAACGAACTGAGCAAGCGACACCCCGACGGCGCGAGAAAGCCCGCGAAGAGGGGACGGTCGCGCGGTCGATGGAGCTCAACTCCGCAGTGATCATCCTGCTCGGCTTTGCCGGTCTGTTTGCCATCGGTCCGCATCTGGTCGACCAGTCCAAAGCGCTTATGCAGCATGTCATGGCCAACGCGCCGACCATTGCCGCGGCCGACCCTACGTTCATGAAAGTGTTTACCGATAACCTGCTTCGCTTCTTCGTGATCCTCACGCCGGTGTTCATTATGCTGTTCGTCATCGGGACGGCGGTGAACCTCGCACAGGTCGGATTCCACGTCAGCACCAAAGCGATGGCGTTCAAGTTCGAGAAACTCGATATCGCGGCCGGACTCAAGCGGTTGTTCTCCGCCCGGTCGGCGGTCGCCATGCTTCGCGACGCACTCAAGCTGCTCGTGCTCGGTGTCGTTGCCTACAAAGTCATCACCGACGAGTCGGAGCAGTTCTTCCTGCTGCCGGACCTGAGCATACCGCAGTTGGCCGGCACGATGGGGCGGCTGGCGCTCGTTATCGCCGTCAAGATCGGCGCCGCCATACTCGTGATCGCCGCGCTCGATTACCTCTATCAGCGCTACGAATTCGAGAAGTCCATTCGGATGTCCAAGCAGGACATCAAAGACGAATACAAGGAGACAGAGGGCTCGCCGCAGGTGAAAATGCGCGTCCGCCAAATTCAGCGCGAAATGGCCCGCAAGCGGATGATGCAGGAGGTGCCGAAAGCGGATGTGGTCATCACCAACCCCACACACCTGGCGGTGGCGCTGAAGTACGACGCTTCCCACATGAATGCACCGTTCGTGGTGGCCAAGGGAGAGCGTCTGATTGCTCAGCGTATCAAGGAGATCGCCCTTGAGAATGATATCCCGGTGATCGAAGACAAGGCCCTGGCGCGCGCCCTGTTCAAAATGTGCGAGGTGGGTCAGATGGTGCCGCACACGCTGTACCGCGCCGTGGCCGAGGTTCTGGCCTACGTCTATCGCCTCAAGGGAAAGGCGGTAAGCTGA